A region from the Methanofollis liminatans DSM 4140 genome encodes:
- a CDS encoding DNA-directed RNA polymerase subunit N, producing the protein MIPVRCVTCGKVISPAWEAFKRRREAGEDPKEILDDLGLKRYCCRRMLLTHRETVDDVNPYQ; encoded by the coding sequence ATGATCCCGGTTCGATGCGTTACATGCGGCAAAGTGATCTCCCCTGCATGGGAGGCGTTCAAACGGCGTCGGGAAGCCGGCGAGGATCCAAAAGAGATCCTCGACGATCTCGGTTTAAAACGCTACTGTTGCAGGCGGATGCTACTCACACACAGGGAGACTGTAGACGACGTCAATCCGTACCAGTAA
- a CDS encoding 30S ribosomal protein S9, whose product MVKVVNTSGKRKTAIARATLKEGKGRIRINSVPLEVYGTELARMKVSEPLLLVPGSVDGVDIAIEVNGGGYMGQAEAVRTALARGILKWHNDPKVKDVFITYDRTLLVNDSRQKEAKKPHGRGARKKFQKSYR is encoded by the coding sequence ATGGTAAAGGTCGTAAATACTAGTGGAAAAAGAAAGACCGCAATCGCACGGGCGACCCTGAAGGAAGGGAAAGGACGGATCCGCATCAACTCCGTCCCCCTTGAGGTCTACGGCACCGAACTCGCCCGCATGAAGGTCTCCGAGCCCCTGCTCCTTGTCCCGGGTTCAGTTGACGGCGTGGACATTGCAATCGAGGTGAATGGCGGCGGTTATATGGGACAGGCCGAGGCCGTCAGGACCGCACTCGCCCGCGGCATCCTGAAGTGGCACAACGATCCAAAGGTCAAGGATGTCTTCATCACCTATGACCGCACCCTCCTGGTGAACGATTCACGTCAGAAGGAAGCGAAAAAGCCGCACGGCCGCGGTGCACGCAAGAAGTTCCAGAAATCGTACCGTTAA
- a CDS encoding 50S ribosomal protein L13, with the protein MVTIIDAEGLLLGRLASNVAKRSLQGEEFAILNAEKAIVSGRRAMVIEHYQTKRARGSVEGGPFFPRRPDHILKRTIRGMLPYKRQRGADAFRNVKVYVGVPFEFQGKEFETIEKAGIDRLNNPRFVTLGEISTKLGSRF; encoded by the coding sequence ATGGTGACGATAATTGATGCTGAGGGATTGCTGCTCGGTCGGCTTGCAAGCAACGTCGCAAAGCGCTCACTTCAGGGCGAAGAGTTCGCAATCTTAAACGCCGAGAAGGCAATCGTCTCAGGGCGCCGGGCCATGGTGATCGAGCACTACCAGACGAAGCGGGCACGCGGCTCTGTTGAGGGCGGCCCCTTCTTCCCGAGAAGACCCGACCACATTCTGAAGCGGACCATTCGCGGCATGCTCCCGTACAAACGCCAGCGCGGCGCGGATGCGTTCAGAAATGTGAAGGTCTACGTCGGCGTGCCCTTTGAGTTCCAGGGCAAAGAGTTCGAGACCATCGAGAAGGCAGGGATCGATAGGCTGAACAACCCCAGGTTCGTAACCCTCGGTGAGATCAGCACAAAACTCGGATCCAGGTTCTAG
- a CDS encoding 50S ribosomal protein L18e has product MAKRTNQKTNPRLSNLIAMLKDTARENDAKIWRVIAQSLEAPSTNYAEVNIGKINRYAQDGETVLVPGKVLGSGVLDQKVSVAALNFSESAIIKITGLEGNCMTIEELVAANPKGSGVRILR; this is encoded by the coding sequence ATGGCAAAGAGGACAAACCAGAAGACGAACCCCCGTCTCTCCAACCTCATCGCGATGCTGAAAGATACCGCTCGCGAGAACGATGCAAAGATATGGCGGGTCATCGCACAAAGTCTGGAAGCACCCAGCACCAATTATGCTGAGGTGAACATCGGAAAGATCAACCGCTACGCACAGGATGGAGAGACCGTCCTCGTGCCCGGCAAGGTGCTCGGAAGTGGCGTGCTCGACCAGAAAGTATCGGTCGCCGCACTGAACTTCTCGGAGTCTGCGATCATCAAGATCACCGGTCTTGAGGGCAACTGCATGACCATTGAAGAACTGGTGGCAGCAAACCCGAAGGGCTCGGGTGTGAGGATACTGAGGTGA
- a CDS encoding DNA-directed RNA polymerase subunit D → MQIEFARIDSDSARFVLSGATPAFANTLRRAMIGEVPTLAIEDLRIYDNSSVLFDEILAHRLGLIPIKTDLTRFVKQDRCSCEGAGCPLCSVTFTMSVEGPGIVYSGDLISDDPETRPVHDDIPIVKLFEGQKVVLEARAVLNTGTEHAKWQAVTACGYKTYPVITITENCDACGMCIDECPRGVLELKGRKARVVDGKLEECSLCKLCEKACLTTGIGLEPAISIGSDTSRFIFVVESDGSLPVPTIIEKGLEYIRNQSTDLADTLSEIAGVN, encoded by the coding sequence ATGCAGATCGAATTCGCCAGAATTGACAGCGACTCCGCACGTTTCGTGCTTTCCGGAGCCACGCCAGCGTTCGCCAACACCCTGCGCCGCGCCATGATCGGCGAGGTGCCGACGCTTGCCATCGAAGACCTGAGGATCTATGACAACTCCAGCGTACTCTTCGATGAGATTCTGGCACACAGGCTCGGACTCATCCCAATAAAGACCGACCTGACCCGTTTCGTAAAACAGGACAGATGCTCGTGCGAAGGCGCGGGCTGCCCCCTCTGCTCGGTGACATTCACCATGAGCGTCGAGGGGCCGGGGATCGTCTATTCAGGCGACCTCATATCAGACGACCCCGAAACCAGACCGGTCCACGACGACATTCCTATCGTCAAACTCTTCGAGGGTCAGAAAGTCGTTCTCGAAGCGCGCGCCGTCCTGAACACAGGCACAGAACACGCAAAGTGGCAGGCCGTCACTGCCTGCGGTTACAAGACCTACCCGGTCATCACCATCACAGAGAACTGCGACGCCTGCGGCATGTGTATCGACGAGTGCCCGCGCGGCGTGCTCGAACTCAAAGGCCGCAAAGCCCGGGTAGTCGACGGGAAACTTGAGGAGTGCTCGCTCTGCAAGCTCTGTGAGAAGGCATGCCTGACCACCGGCATAGGCCTGGAGCCCGCAATATCGATCGGCTCCGACACCTCACGGTTCATATTTGTCGTGGAAAGCGACGGTTCGCTGCCTGTTCCGACGATCATAGAGAAAGGACTGGAATACATCAGGAATCAATCAACGGATCTGGCTGATACGTTGAGCGAGATAGCCGGAGTGAATTAG
- a CDS encoding 30S ribosomal protein S11: MAAEKEKWGVAHIFASFNNTIITVTDLSGAETITKSSGGMVVKQDRNESSPYAAMQMAINVANAAREKGISGLHVKVRAPGQGKQRSPGPGAQAAIRALSRAGMRIGKIEDVTPVPHDSIRQKGGRRGRRV, translated from the coding sequence ATGGCAGCAGAGAAGGAGAAATGGGGCGTGGCACACATCTTTGCCTCGTTCAACAACACCATCATCACCGTCACCGACCTCTCCGGGGCTGAGACAATCACCAAGAGCAGCGGCGGTATGGTCGTCAAGCAGGACCGCAACGAGAGCTCACCCTATGCAGCCATGCAGATGGCGATCAACGTCGCCAACGCGGCCAGAGAAAAGGGGATCTCAGGGCTCCATGTCAAGGTCCGCGCTCCCGGACAGGGCAAACAGCGCAGCCCCGGCCCCGGCGCCCAGGCAGCAATCCGCGCCCTTTCCCGCGCAGGCATGCGCATCGGTAAGATCGAGGATGTCACCCCGGTCCCCCATGACTCAATTCGCCAGAAGGGCGGGAGACGTGGAAGGAGAGTCTGA
- a CDS encoding 30S ribosomal protein S4: MGYPGKNHKQYSTPKRRFEKTRMEDEVKIVIEYGLRNKRELWKAESVLRKYRKATREILALESAGTDPKRAEAKREQLINHLARYGLVSESGDVDIDDILALKVQQELERRLQTLVYRKGLARSPKQARQLITHGHIALNGRRVNIPGYLVPKSEEGSIGYYGHSPLATVSHAERTRITGR; encoded by the coding sequence ATGGGATATCCAGGAAAAAACCATAAGCAATACTCAACCCCCAAGCGCCGGTTCGAAAAAACGCGCATGGAGGACGAGGTAAAGATCGTTATCGAGTACGGTCTCCGGAACAAGCGCGAGCTCTGGAAAGCCGAGAGTGTGCTCCGCAAGTACCGCAAGGCCACCCGTGAGATCCTCGCCCTTGAGTCCGCGGGCACCGACCCGAAGCGTGCCGAAGCAAAGAGGGAGCAGTTGATCAACCACCTCGCCCGCTACGGCCTCGTTTCAGAAAGCGGCGATGTCGATATCGACGACATCCTCGCCCTGAAGGTCCAGCAGGAACTCGAGCGCCGGCTTCAGACCCTTGTCTACCGCAAGGGCCTCGCCCGCTCGCCAAAGCAGGCCCGTCAGCTCATTACCCACGGGCACATCGCCCTGAACGGCCGCCGCGTCAACATCCCCGGCTATCTCGTTCCAAAGAGCGAAGAGGGCAGCATCGGCTACTACGGCCACTCGCCGCTCGCCACCGTATCGCACGCTGAGCGCACCAGGATCACCGGGAGATAA
- a CDS encoding 30S ribosomal protein S13, which translates to MDQEEEIKYFVRVRETDLDGTKQVQIALTGITGVGRHAAKIIAEQASVNSHAILGKMSDEEIERIRAAVENYAESVPTWMLNRPIDIYSGKSRHLLASEVPMTLDEDINIMRKVRSYSGIRHETGQKVRGQRTKSTGRTGTTVGVKRKKN; encoded by the coding sequence ATGGATCAGGAAGAAGAGATCAAGTATTTCGTCCGGGTTAGAGAAACCGATCTGGACGGCACCAAGCAGGTGCAGATCGCCCTCACCGGCATCACGGGAGTAGGACGGCACGCTGCGAAGATAATCGCAGAGCAGGCCAGCGTAAATTCCCACGCAATCCTCGGCAAAATGTCAGACGAGGAGATCGAGCGGATCCGCGCAGCGGTCGAAAACTATGCTGAAAGCGTCCCCACCTGGATGCTGAACCGGCCAATTGACATCTACTCGGGCAAGTCCAGGCACCTCCTTGCAAGTGAGGTCCCGATGACCCTCGACGAGGATATCAACATCATGCGTAAGGTCCGCTCCTACAGCGGCATTCGTCATGAGACCGGCCAGAAGGTTCGCGGTCAGCGCACCAAGTCCACCGGCAGAACGGGAACGACCGTCGGCGTGAAGAGGAAGAAGAACTGA
- a CDS encoding deoxyhypusine synthase, whose translation MHMNPRRSVMPTNDVSSLLGEMSESGFQGRKLGESVKIWSEMVRDPECTILLGLSGAMIPAGMQECIIEIVRRRYVDAIVSTGANIFHDIVEHLGIRHYAGHHVVDDAALYTKGIDRIYDVFAYEEEFRSVDWRVADFAGTIAPFHASSAEFIHRLAGFITEKAPEGRSITATAAAMGVPIFVPALCDSSIGIALTVARRRGVDIGIDQIADADELTQIVENSKKTGVIYVGGGVPKNFIQQTQVIASMHDLELGGHAYAVQYTTDAPHWGGLSGCTFEEAISWGKESPRTRQVQCFCDATIALPIVTSALIGSGLERARPFKG comes from the coding sequence ATGCATATGAACCCACGCCGATCGGTCATGCCGACAAACGACGTATCGTCCCTCCTTGGCGAAATGAGCGAGAGCGGATTTCAGGGAAGAAAACTCGGGGAATCCGTAAAAATATGGTCTGAGATGGTCCGGGACCCTGAGTGCACCATCCTGCTCGGCCTCTCAGGCGCCATGATCCCGGCCGGCATGCAGGAGTGCATCATCGAGATCGTACGCCGGCGCTACGTGGATGCGATCGTCTCCACCGGCGCAAACATCTTTCACGACATCGTCGAACACCTGGGCATCCGCCATTATGCCGGCCACCATGTCGTCGATGACGCTGCCCTGTATACAAAAGGGATAGACCGCATTTACGATGTTTTTGCGTACGAAGAAGAATTCAGGAGCGTGGACTGGCGGGTCGCAGATTTTGCCGGGACGATCGCACCCTTCCACGCCTCTTCGGCCGAATTTATACACAGGCTCGCAGGCTTTATCACAGAGAAAGCCCCGGAAGGACGATCCATCACCGCCACAGCCGCCGCCATGGGCGTGCCGATCTTCGTTCCCGCCCTCTGCGACTCATCCATCGGCATCGCCCTGACTGTGGCCCGTCGCAGGGGCGTCGATATCGGCATCGACCAGATCGCCGACGCCGACGAGTTGACGCAGATCGTTGAGAACTCGAAAAAGACCGGCGTCATCTATGTCGGCGGAGGAGTGCCGAAAAACTTCATCCAGCAGACCCAGGTGATCGCCTCGATGCACGACCTCGAACTCGGCGGGCACGCCTATGCCGTTCAGTACACCACCGACGCCCCACACTGGGGCGGACTCTCCGGGTGCACCTTTGAAGAGGCGATCTCATGGGGCAAAGAATCACCCCGGACAAGACAGGTACAGTGTTTCTGCGACGCCACCATCGCCCTGCCCATCGTCACGTCGGCGCTGATCGGGAGCGGACTGGAACGGGCGAGGCCCTTCAAGGGCTGA
- a CDS encoding CBS domain-containing protein, whose amino-acid sequence MSEEMYIYIRDVMAKPLTISKSAPITDALDKMLSENIDPLIVTDNGAVVGTISRQAIAETLGKKRNADMPPTQIHVSNTVSEDFTAAYPDQGVEILPDLLQHAKIVVVFDQEHNLIGQVTYGDLLKIMQPSAAVKDVMEPAYTINAEERVVHLRRRMVDEGIARFIVAADNGAIGIVTETDVARSMRAFREVVEGKHQDHRIRNLIVRDIMSTPLISVDAERPLAEIIDLMIAKKISSLPVAGGNGQIAGIITRSSLIKAM is encoded by the coding sequence ATGAGCGAAGAGATGTACATCTATATCAGAGACGTGATGGCAAAACCCCTCACCATCTCAAAGTCTGCACCAATCACCGATGCCCTCGACAAAATGCTCTCCGAGAACATCGACCCCCTGATCGTCACCGACAACGGAGCGGTCGTCGGCACCATCTCCAGACAGGCGATAGCGGAGACGCTCGGCAAGAAGAGGAACGCCGACATGCCGCCGACACAGATCCATGTTTCAAACACGGTCTCAGAAGACTTTACGGCGGCCTACCCGGATCAGGGCGTCGAGATCCTTCCCGACCTCCTCCAGCACGCAAAGATCGTTGTTGTCTTCGATCAGGAGCACAATTTGATCGGCCAGGTCACCTACGGGGATCTTCTCAAGATCATGCAGCCGTCAGCGGCGGTAAAAGATGTTATGGAGCCGGCATACACCATCAACGCCGAGGAGAGAGTGGTTCACCTCCGCCGCAGGATGGTCGACGAGGGGATCGCCCGCTTCATCGTCGCTGCCGATAACGGTGCGATCGGGATCGTCACCGAGACCGATGTTGCCAGGTCCATGCGGGCCTTCCGCGAGGTGGTCGAAGGGAAGCACCAGGACCACCGGATCAGAAACCTCATCGTCCGCGACATCATGTCGACCCCGCTGATCTCGGTCGATGCAGAGAGACCGCTCGCCGAGATCATCGACCTGATGATCGCAAAGAAGATCAGCTCCCTCCCGGTCGCCGGCGGCAACGGACAGATCGCCGGCATCATCACCAGGTCGTCGCTGATCAAAGCGATGTGA
- a CDS encoding CBS domain-containing protein, whose amino-acid sequence MKAEDVMSSPVRVVAPEDTVAHARNQMIKHKISRVLVMEGDRLAGIITKKDLAYRLRNTDPIWRRRPIDRIPVSLLMTPAPLVVDPETSIRDLAALMLDRMISGIPVVNSGEVVGIVTKSDILRSASVQKLDVPVTTLMEEAVTVSRYHSLDHVVDLFSESGGKLIVVNNDGTLAGIITETNLAFYEYANEAGGIPEKDIKMLRKETSGGRKSFRYVQEASAVAEDVMTHPVVTADPETTAAAAVKMMVDHHINSVVIARGSEILGIVKRDNILQEVAK is encoded by the coding sequence ATGAAAGCAGAGGATGTGATGTCATCACCGGTCAGAGTGGTAGCGCCTGAAGACACCGTCGCGCACGCGAGAAACCAGATGATCAAGCACAAGATCTCGCGCGTTCTGGTGATGGAGGGAGACCGCCTTGCCGGCATCATTACCAAGAAGGATCTTGCCTACCGCCTCAGAAACACCGATCCAATCTGGCGGAGACGACCAATCGACCGCATCCCTGTTTCCTTACTGATGACGCCGGCCCCCCTTGTCGTGGACCCCGAGACGAGCATCAGGGATCTCGCCGCCCTCATGCTTGACCGGATGATCAGCGGCATCCCCGTCGTCAACAGTGGCGAAGTGGTCGGCATCGTCACAAAATCCGACATTCTGAGGTCAGCATCGGTTCAGAAACTCGACGTTCCCGTCACCACCCTCATGGAGGAGGCGGTCACGGTCAGTCGGTATCATTCACTTGACCACGTCGTCGATCTCTTCTCCGAGAGCGGAGGAAAACTGATCGTCGTCAACAACGACGGAACGCTCGCCGGAATCATCACCGAAACGAACCTCGCATTTTACGAGTATGCAAACGAAGCTGGCGGGATACCCGAAAAAGATATTAAAATGCTGAGAAAAGAAACATCTGGCGGTAGGAAGTCATTCAGATATGTTCAGGAAGCCTCGGCAGTCGCCGAAGACGTAATGACCCATCCTGTCGTGACGGCCGACCCGGAGACCACCGCCGCAGCAGCGGTGAAGATGATGGTCGACCACCACATCAACAGCGTGGTCATCGCGCGAGGATCTGAGATCCTCGGGATCGTAAAGAGAGACAACATCTTACAGGAAGTGGCAAAATGA